The window GCGACAAGCTCGACGTCATCATGCTGCCGAAGGTCGAGGGCGCGTGGGACGTGCACTACCTCGACCGCCTGCTGGCGCAGCTCGAGGCCCGCCACGAGATCAAGCGGCCGATCATGATCCACGCCATCCTCGAGACGGCGCAGGGGGTGATGAACGTCGAGGAGATCGCGAAGGCGAGCCCCCGCATGCACGGCATGAGCCTCGGCCCCGCGGATCTCGCCGCCTCGCGCCGGATGAAGACCACCCGCGTCGGCGGCGGCCACCCCGGCTACGGCGTCCTGACCGACAAGGAGGGCGACGCCCCCCGCGCCTTCTACCAGCAAGACCTGTGGCACTACACGATCGGCAAGATGGTCGACGCCTGCGCGGCGAACGGCATCAAGCCGTTCTACGGCCCGTTCGGCGACTTCTCCGACGGCGCGGCCTGCGAGGCGCAGTTCCGCAACTCCTTCCTGCTCGGCTGCGTCGGCGCCTGGACCTTGCACCCCTCACAGGTCGCGATCGCCAAGCGCGTGTTCTCGCCGGACGTAGAGGAGGTAAAGTTCGCCAAGCGCATCGTCGACGCCATGCCGGACGGCACGGGCGCCGTGATGCTCGACGGCAAGATGCAGGACGACGCCACCTGGAAGCAGGCCAAGGTCATCGTCGACCTCGCCCGGCAGGTGGCCGAGCGCGAGCCGGAGATGGCGGCCGCCTACAGCCTCTGAACCGACCGAGCCTGTTTGGCGTATGCGAGGCGGTCGGACACGATCGCGTCGCAATGCCGTCGCATGCCATTGACTTGGGGCCGCGGTCGCGATCCTTTCCGCGTCCCGAAGCGAGACGTAACGTCGTCATGGCCGCCCGCGCACAGTATCGAAACGCCAGGTTCAAGATCGGCGAAGTGGTCCGCCACCGCGTCTATCCCTTTCGGGGCGTGATCTATGACGTCGACCCCACCTTCTCGAACACCGAGGAGTGGTGGCAGGCGATTCCCGAAGACGTGCGTCCGGAACGGGACCAGCCGTTCTACCACCTCCTCGCCGAGAACGCGGAGACCGAGTACGTCGCCTATGTCTCGGAGCAGAACCTGCTGCCGGACACCACCGGAGAGCCGGTGCGGCACCCGCAGGTGGAGGCGATCTTCGAGCGCTCCAGCGACGGCTCCTATCGCGTCCGCCGCGACGTCCGGCACTGACGGCGCGCGTCGCGGTCGCGTGGCGCTTTAAAAGCGTTGCCGTCTCTGAGTCCCGGCCTTCGCCGGGACACGAGCGTGAGGCCGGCCGCTAGCCGGACATCCCACAAACGAAACGCGCGGCCCGGAGACCGGACCGCGCGTTCGTCAGTCGTCGCGGGCGCGAGCCCGCGGGATCACGGCTGCTTGGCGGGCGCCTGGCCGGCCGGCGCAGGCGTCGCGCTGGGCGCTGCGCCGCCCTGCGACTGCAGCCTGTCGCGGGCCTCTTCGGCCCGCTTGGTCATCTCGGCGTTCAGGCGCTCGCGCTCCTGCTGCACGACCTTGGGGTCGAGCGCCGGGCCGTCGTAGGCCTTGCTGAAGCCGGAGAGGCTGATCGGGAAGTTCACCGTCTTGGCCTGCTGGTTCATGGCCTGGACCACGAGGTTGTTGCCCTTCTTCACATTGGCGAAGAAGGCGTCGGTCACCTCGACCTCGGCGTAGCAGGCGTTGGGGAAGCAGATCGAGTACTTGCCGGTCACCGGCTGGTTCTGATCGACGGCGACGCGGACGCCGGGCTGGATCAGCAGCCCGGGGGGCACGGCGGCGAGGAAGAAGCGCTTGCTCTCGCCGCTCACCTGCCGGATCGCGATCGAGGCGACGGTCTGGCCGGTGTCGGCCTTCACGTCGCGGGAGGTGAGGCACACCTCCTTCTTCGCCTGCGGATCGGTGTTGCAGATCTTCATCCAGTTCGGCTGCTGCGCCGCCTGGGGAGTTCCAGCCGGAACCGCCCCGTTGTCGGCCGGCGCCGCCTGCTGGGCCTGAGCCGCGGGCGCCTTCTTCTCCTGCGCGAACGCCTGCGACGTCAGAGCGACGGAGGCGATCGCCGTGGAGATGGCGGCGACGCGGGAGTACCTACCAAGATTCATGAGCGTTCCCTTCATGTCGTTCGAGACGACCGTCGCATCGGCGGCCGCGCGGATCAGGTGGCGTCAGCACGTGCGCCGAGATGCGCGAAGCCGAGCGTTTCTAACGCGAAGACGTCGCTGTCTGTCCAGCAAATGCGGCGACAGAGTGGCGCTTTTCGCTCCGTCTCCGCCTCGTCCGGGCGCGCTTCGCGGTTGTGATACGCTCTTTCTCGTGATTTGCGAATCGGACCCCGCGTCGGACCCTTACCGAATGCCGACACGATCCGACAGATGTCCGCGGCGCCGACTTTCGCTGATGCTGGCGACGGTCGCTCTCGCCGCCGTCCCGTGGTTCGCCGCAAGCGGCCCGGGCGCAGCCGAGGAGCCCGTGCTGCGCGCCGGCGTCGCCATGCACGGCGCGCCGGCGCTCGCCCCCGGTTTCGACCACTTCCCCTACGCCAATCCCGACGCGCCGAAGGGCGGGCGGGCGATCTACGGCTGGCTCGGCGCCTTCGAGACGCTCAACCCCTTCGGCTACCGCGGCAAGCCCGCGCAAGGCCTGAAGGCCAACGTCTACGAAAGCCTGCTCGCCCGGTCCTACGACGAGCCGTTCTCGCTCTATGGGCTGATCGCCGAGAGCGTGGAGCTTCCCGACGACCGCAGCTCCATCACCTTCCATCTCAATCCTAAGGCGCGGTTCTCCGACGGCGAACCGATCACCGCCGACGACGTCATCTTCACCTTCGAGCTGCTGCGCGAGCGCGGCCACCCGTCGTTCCGCGCCAACTACCGGCGGGTACGCTCGGCCTCCGCCGAGGACGAGCGCACGGTGCGCTTCGACCTCGGCGGGTCCGATGACCGCGAAATGCCGTTGATCCTCGGGCTGATGCCGGTGCTGCCCCGGCACGCGACCGACCCCCGGACGTTCGAGGAGACGAGCTTCAAGCCGCTCGTCGGGAGCGGGCCCTATGTGGTGAGCGACGTCGCCCCGGGCCGCGCCGTGACCTTTCGGCGGGACCCGAACTACTGGGGCGCGGAGCTGCCGGTGAACCGCGGCCTGAACAACTTCGACGAGATCCGCTACGACTACTACCGCGACGCCAACGCCCTGTTCGAGGCCTTCAAGGCCGGGCTGATCGACGTCCTGCCGGAATCGGACCCGATCCGCTGGACGACCGGCTACGACTTCCCCGCCGTGCGCAACGGCGACGTCGTCCGTGACGAGCTGAAGACCGGTCTGCCCTGGGGCATGAGCGCCTTCGTGTTCAACACCCGCAAGCCGCTGTTCGCCGACATCCGCGTACGGGAGGCCCTCGCGGCGCTGTTCGACCACGCCTGGATCGACCGCAACCTCTACGGCGGCGCGACGGTGCGGACCTCGAGCTACTACGAAGGCTCCGAGCTCGCCTCCACCGGCCACGCCGCCGACGCCCGGGAGCGCGCGCTGCTCGCGCCGTTCCCCGGGGTCGTGCGGCCGGACGTGATGGACGGGACGTGGCGGCCTTCGGCCAGCGACGGCTCCGGCCGCGACCGCGACCAGCTCCGCCGCGCGCTGGAGCTCCTGGCCTCGGCCGGCTGGACCGTGCGCAACGGCGAGCTGCGCGACGCGGCCGGCTCGCCGTTCCGCTTCGAGATCCTGGTGAGCGACAAGGACTTCGAGCGCCTGTCGCTCGCCTATGTCGGCGCGCTGGAACGCGCCGGCATCCGCGCGACGGTGCGGCTGGTCGACTCCACGCAGGCCTTCCGGCGCCTGCAGACCTACGACTTCGACATGATCCCCTACAAATGGGTCTCGACGCTCTCGCCCGGCGCCGAACAGAAGAAGTACTGGAGCGCCGCCGCCGCCGACACGCCCGGCGAGCGCAACTACATCGGCGTCAAGCAGCCGGCGGTCGACGCGATGATCGAGGCCCTGCTCGCGGCGCGGGAGCGGGAGGATTTCGTCTCCGCCGCGCGCGCGCTCGACCGGGTTCTGCTTTCGGGTTTCTACGTGGTCCCGCTGTTTCATCTGAAGGATCAATGGATCGCACGCTGGCGGCGAATCGAACGACCCGATACGACTCCTTTGTACGGCGCGGCGTTCGAGACTTGGTGGCGTGCGCCGATTTCCGCGGACCGACCGCGCCCCTGACTTCCGGACCCGGCCCATGCGCCTTCCCGCCGCTTCGAACGAGCCTC is drawn from Methylopila sp. 73B and contains these coding sequences:
- a CDS encoding CoA ester lyase, translating into MIVPSAYYRPLALGAPAPFREPPVKVERMIHFVPPHVEKIRNRVGELATQVDVVLGNLEDAVPADAKEAARAGFIEMAKANDFGAAGLWIRMNALDSPWALDDVIEIVGAVGDKLDVIMLPKVEGAWDVHYLDRLLAQLEARHEIKRPIMIHAILETAQGVMNVEEIAKASPRMHGMSLGPADLAASRRMKTTRVGGGHPGYGVLTDKEGDAPRAFYQQDLWHYTIGKMVDACAANGIKPFYGPFGDFSDGAACEAQFRNSFLLGCVGAWTLHPSQVAIAKRVFSPDVEEVKFAKRIVDAMPDGTGAVMLDGKMQDDATWKQAKVIVDLARQVAEREPEMAAAYSL
- the hspQ gene encoding heat shock protein HspQ translates to MAARAQYRNARFKIGEVVRHRVYPFRGVIYDVDPTFSNTEEWWQAIPEDVRPERDQPFYHLLAENAETEYVAYVSEQNLLPDTTGEPVRHPQVEAIFERSSDGSYRVRRDVRH
- a CDS encoding invasion associated locus B family protein, whose protein sequence is MKGTLMNLGRYSRVAAISTAIASVALTSQAFAQEKKAPAAQAQQAAPADNGAVPAGTPQAAQQPNWMKICNTDPQAKKEVCLTSRDVKADTGQTVASIAIRQVSGESKRFFLAAVPPGLLIQPGVRVAVDQNQPVTGKYSICFPNACYAEVEVTDAFFANVKKGNNLVVQAMNQQAKTVNFPISLSGFSKAYDGPALDPKVVQQERERLNAEMTKRAEEARDRLQSQGGAAPSATPAPAGQAPAKQP
- a CDS encoding extracellular solute-binding protein; this translates as MLATVALAAVPWFAASGPGAAEEPVLRAGVAMHGAPALAPGFDHFPYANPDAPKGGRAIYGWLGAFETLNPFGYRGKPAQGLKANVYESLLARSYDEPFSLYGLIAESVELPDDRSSITFHLNPKARFSDGEPITADDVIFTFELLRERGHPSFRANYRRVRSASAEDERTVRFDLGGSDDREMPLILGLMPVLPRHATDPRTFEETSFKPLVGSGPYVVSDVAPGRAVTFRRDPNYWGAELPVNRGLNNFDEIRYDYYRDANALFEAFKAGLIDVLPESDPIRWTTGYDFPAVRNGDVVRDELKTGLPWGMSAFVFNTRKPLFADIRVREALAALFDHAWIDRNLYGGATVRTSSYYEGSELASTGHAADARERALLAPFPGVVRPDVMDGTWRPSASDGSGRDRDQLRRALELLASAGWTVRNGELRDAAGSPFRFEILVSDKDFERLSLAYVGALERAGIRATVRLVDSTQAFRRLQTYDFDMIPYKWVSTLSPGAEQKKYWSAAAADTPGERNYIGVKQPAVDAMIEALLAAREREDFVSAARALDRVLLSGFYVVPLFHLKDQWIARWRRIERPDTTPLYGAAFETWWRAPISADRPRP